The genomic window AGTTAGCGTCAAATTAAGCTGCGGAATTTCGCGATTGAAGCGGGTCACATCGTCCGCGGTGAATTGGTAACCCGCCGGCGAAGCCACGACAATTTTCATTCCCAGCCGGCCGCAGCCTTCCACCAAACTGCGGGCCACGTTGTTGGCATCACCCACAAAAGCCAGCGTCAGGCCGTTTAACTTGCCGACCAGTTCGCGCAGGGTATACAAATCGGCCATCGCCTGACAGGGGTGGGCGTAATCGGTCAGGCCGTTGATCACCGGGCAGGTGCTGTGCTGCGCGACTTCGACCACGGTATCGTGCCGCTTGGAGCGAATGACAATGCCGTCCACATATTGGCTGAGGACGCGGGAGAAATCGGCCATGCTTTCCCGCGAGCCGAAGCCCACGTCGCTGCCCAGGAACAAACTTCCGCCGCCCAGTTGCACCATGCCGGCTTCAAAGCTGACCCGCGTGCGCAGCGAAGGTTTTTCGAATAGCATGCCGATGGTGCGGCCCGGCAAAATCGCCTCTCGCACCCCTTGGGCATACTTCGATTTCAGATCGGCCGTGATGGCGAACACACGTTCGATTTCGGCGGAAGAAAAGTCGGTGACGGAAAGCAAATGTCGCATGTGGCAGGCAGAAATGAGGAGTGGGGAATGTGGAATGTGGAATGGAAAATTCGAAGGCACAACGTGTGCGACGTTTTGGCTGCACGGCTCGCGCCGCGCTTGCGGTTTAGCACGCCTAACCTTTCGGCTCTTGTTTCATCACCTCGGCTAAAATATCGCAGCCTTCGTGAACTTCGTTTTCGCTAATGTTCAACGCTGGCAGCAGGCGCAGGACGGTGCCGTGAGTGCAATTAACGAGCAGCCGTTTGTCGAGGCAGCCTTTGACAATGGGCGCGCCGTCGGCAGCAAGTTCCACGCCGATCATCAATCCCAAAATTCGCACCTGGCGGATGAGATTGCACTCCTGCTGCAGTTTTTCCAGGCGTGCGCAGAAAAGATCACTGATGTGGCGGGCATGTTCGAGCAAATTTTCGTTTTCCACCGCTTCGATATACGCCACTCCGGCGCGGGCCGCAATCGGGTTGCCGCCAAACGTGGCCGCATGCATGCCGGGGCGCAAACTCGGGGCGATTTCCGGCTTCGTCAACAGCACGCCACCCGCAATGCCGCCGCAAACGGCTTTGGCCAGCGTCATGACGTCGGGCGTGACGTCGAAGTGTTGATAGGCAAACCACTGACCGGTACGGCCGCAGCCGGTTTGCACTTCGTCGAACATGAGAAGCACATTATTTTCGTCGCAGAGTTGGCGAAGACCGGGGAGAAAATCGGCCGGCGGAATGTTAATGCCCCCTTCGCCTTGGACCGGCTCGACCAAAATGGCGGCCGTTTCGCGGTCGATCAAATTCTTCACGGCGTTCAAATCGCCGAACGGGGCGTACACAAATCCGGCCATCAGCGGTCCCAGACCTTCGTGATATTTGGGCTGGGCCGTGGCGGCGGTGGCGCCCAACGTGCGGCCATGAAACCCTCCGGTGAAGGTGATAATTTTGTAGCGTTCTTTGGGCGTGTGCAGCCGGGCCAATTTAATGGCGGCCTCGTTGGCTTCGGTGCCGGAATTACAGAAAAACGCTTGCCCGCCAAAGCTGCGTTCGGACAGCGCTTGGGCCCATTGCCCTTGCCAAGGCGTGTGCCAGGTGTTGGGCACGTGAATCAGCGTGGCCACCTGGTCTTGTACCGCTTCGACCACCGCCGGCGGACAGTGCCCGAGCAGATTGCACCCCCAGCCGGGAAAGAAATCCAAATAGCGATTTCCTTCGGCATCCCACACATAGGAGCCCTCGCCGCGGACCAGCGACACTGGATACCGGGCATAATTGGGCACCACGTATTTTTGGAACAGTTCGATGGTTTCAGGGGACGACATGGTGGCGGTGTCGGGCATGGGATGGAGTGAGTGGTTATAAATTAATGGCTTTGTATATTTTCGGAATTTTCACAGCGATCCGACCCGCGCTTGCGGTTTAGCATGCCCCGTTGGGAAAGATGGATGACAGGCCACCTTGCTTTTGGTTCGCATTCATGGATGTTTTCAGGTGATCATTCATCTCGGACCATTTCGGTGCCTACTCCTTTGTTGGTGTAGATTTCCAGCAGGAGGGAATGGCGGAGCTGGCCGTCGATGATGTGAATTTTCCGCACGCCCTTGTCAAGAATGTCTAAACAACCCTGGACCTTGGGAATCATGCCGCTTTCAATCGCGCCGTCACGAATCATCTGCCGGGCTTGTTCGGCGGTGAGCGAATGGATGAGCGTGTCGGGATCGTCTTTTTTGCGGCGCACGCCGTTGACGTCGCTTAGAAAAATCAACTTTTCCGCGCCCAGCGCCGTGGCGACGGCGGTGGCGGCGGTATCGGCATTGACGTTGAGCTTTTCACCGCCGGGGCCCAAGCACATCGACGGAATCACGGGCACTTGGCCAGCATAGCACAAGTTTTCGATGGTGGTGCGGTCAGCCCGCGTGACGGTGCCGACGTGTCCTAAATCGATGTCGCCGCCGGCATCGTCTTTCAGTGTCATCCGCTCGCCGAACAGCACATTCGTGGTGCGAAAATTCAACGGCATGGCGCGGCCGCCGAATTCTTCGATCGAGTGGGCAATTTGCTCGCAGGTTTCGTAGGCCAGGACTTGTTCTACGATTTTCAGTGTGGCGTCATCAGTGTAGCGGCGTCCCTGAATGAACCGCGGTTTGAGCCCAGCGGCATCCATTGCCCGGCTGATGGCCGCCCCGCCGCCATGCACCACGACCGGCCGCATGCCGACGCTTTCCATGAAGACCACGTCGATGAGCAAATGCCGCAAGGCATTGGCGTCTTCCATCACGCTGCCGCCGAGCTTGATGACGGTGATCTTGTCGCGGAAGCGGCGAATCCAGCCCAGGGCTTCAATCAGCACGTCGGCTTTTTCGATGGCGTGTTGATGTTGCGGTTCGACGGTCACGGTATGTCAAACTCCCCCTGAACTTCTTCGCTGCGTGCAGGTTACGACTAAACGGCTGTTTGAGGAGAAACACGTTATTTAACCGCTTATCAAGGGGGGCTGTCAACGATCCCAACCGGGTCCAAATCCGTATACTCGTTGACTGCCGAAGCAAGGGTTGGTATCTTATTGCAATGCGATTGCAATAGGCCGTGCTTTCCAGCGGCGGCTTTACTTTCGCCACTCGCACCTTAGTTCGACCGATGTTTTACCGTCTAACAGCCCGAGTTTTGCTGGCCTGGTACGGCGTGATTGCGCTGTGGGGGCAAGGGCTGCACGAGTTTTTGGATGACGATGGTTGTTGCGATCAGGCGCAGCAATCGGCCCCGGCGGCGGTTGCTTCGGCCGAGATTACCGCACAGGTGACTTTAGTCGGTTTGTCATCACAGACGGGACCTGCCCTCGCAGTTCAATCGCCCAGCGGCCATTGTCACGATTGCGACAATTGCCCGATTTGTCAATTTCAAGCCGTAGGGCAACATTTTGTTCCACCGCCGCCAGCCGTTGCCGCGCTGGTGGCCTGCGAAATTCTTTCTTCGAGCCCGGTTGAATCGATTCATTGCCCGGCGCTCTTCTCTTCAGCGCAGCCTCGTGCGCCGCCGGTCGCTTAGCGACATCTTTGTATGGCACAGCGGCGAATTCGCTAATCGTCTAGCGATTGGCTTCTCGTTCGCTGCTTGCGCCCCGAAGTAACCGTCGTTTGCGCTGAAACTTCGTTTGCGAACTGCTTGCGCTTTCGTCTGCGCCGGCGGTGAGCATGCTCGTTTGGAGGACGCACCGATGAATGCGCGTAGGCGCGCGCTTGGTCATGCGCATGGTGGTTTTACGTTGGTCGAGTTGCTGGTGGTGATTGCCATCATCGGCATCTTGATTGCGCTGTTGCTGCCGGCCGTGCAGTCTGCCCGCGAGGCGGCTCGACGTACGCAGTGTTCTAGCAACCTGCGGCAAGTCGGTTTGGCCCTGCGGCGCTATTGCGACGTGCACAACGGCCTGTGGCCGCAAACCACGGGTTCGGCCGGAGTCAATCCGGACCCAACCTCGGGCTTGTACACCACGGCGTGGATTTACACGGTTGCGCCTTTCATGGAAGACGTGGATGCCATCAGGATTTGTCCGGACGATCCCAACGGGGATGCCCGCCTGGCGTTAAAAATGACCAGCTATGCGCTGAGTGCGTATTTATCGACGGAGTGTCCGCCGCCTAATTTTTTGAATGCTTGGAAGCTGAAGCAGAGTTCTAAAACCATTGTGACGTATGAGGTCGCGAATTCGCTGCCGGTGGAACTCACGGAGGACCACGTCCACAGCTACAAATGGTTTTTGAAGTCGGTCATTTTGCAAAACGGTGTGTGGGCCGCCATCACCGGCGAAGTGCAAGTCGACCGGCACGGCGACGGGGCGAACTACTTGTACGCCGACGGTCACGTGGATTGGATTTCCGCAACGCAGATTTCCACCTGGGCAAACACGCCTTTTAATTTTGCCATTCCGCCCGGCATGAACCAGTGAAGACGGCATCTTTTAATTTCATTCATTCCGATTGATCAACAACTTGAGAAAGGGACTTGACATGCGATTTTTTCGCCATTTGATTTCGATAGCCGCTTTGTTTTTTTTCGTGTGGGCCACGGCGGCCCGTGCCGATTTTGACGTTTCGCCGCGTGTAGAAGGTGGTGCGATTGTCACGTATGGCTATGACGACGAAGCGCCGACGGATGAGGCGCTGACGCCAACCCCACCCCGCGTGTTCGAATTCGATATGGACGATCCGGGGCCAAATATCACCACCGACCCGGGCTTCCATGCGCTGGCGGTCGGCAGTGGGTTCACGCCCAGCGGTTTGCCGGACGGAAGCTGGCTGAGCTTTGACGTGCTCAGCAACTTGCAGTATTGGAACGGCTCGACGTTTGTCGCGGCGAACTCGGGTAACACGCTCTATTTGCAACTTGGTTCCAGTTATGTGGGCGTGACAGGAACAACGGGGACTCAATCTGGATTTTTAATTGGCCAGGTGGGGGGCAACTTTACGCCGCCGGATACTTATTCGGCGGGCGACGAAGGTCTGCATGTGCATTTGCAGTCTTCCATCGTTTATGGATCCATGGCCACCGAACCGAGTCCCGACGGCATTTACATGGTTGAAATGGATTTGAGGTTGCTGAGTTCGGATCAGGTCACGCCGTATCCAGGCATCAGCAATTCGCTGCCGTTTTGGGTAATCTACGATCCCCTTGCCGTTTACGACGACCCCGACGATCCGGTAGATGCGGCAGTGGCTTACCAAAACAGTGTGGTGCCGGAGCCAGCGAGCTTTGTTTTGGCCGGTTTGGGTGGGTTGGCTTTGATGGGTGTGTGCCTGAGTCGACGGCTTTCCATCAAAGTGAAAAGTGTTTAGCAGATTGCTGAAATTCAAACGGGTTTTTTAACGCGCTGTTGTCGATGGGCGTCGCCGCAAGTGCGGCGTCCGTCGGCAACACGCCTTTACCAATCATCACGAAGAGGCTCTTGCTTCCGGGAGATAAGTTATGCGATTTTTATCCGTTTCGATTTTTGCGGCCGCGCTATTGTTTCTGGTTTGCGCGGGGCCGGCTCGTGCCGTGTACGATATTGCTCCTCGACTCGTTACCCTGTCGTCTGGACAGCAAAGCCTTGCGACCTTCGGTTACGACGATGCCGGCGACAATTCGTTTAACCCGGTCTACCTAACGGTCAACCCCCTCCGGGTTTTCTCTTATTACTTCGGCGACTATCAGGATCCTTATTTCGATGAAGATCCTGGCACGCACGGACTGGCCACTACCAGCGGATACACCCCGAGTAATCTTCCGCAGGGAAGTTGGATGTCGTTCGACGTGATGAGCAGTCTGCAATACTGGAGCGGCGACGGTCCGGTTTCGTTCGGCAACGTGCCTGCGGGCGAAACGCTGCAGATGTACCTGCCCGGTTCGCTGCCCGGACAAAAACTGGGTTCAGTGACGATCGGCACGGGCACAGGTTTTCAACCCGGCTTTCCACTGCAAAACGTCGATGCCTATGGCGGAATGCACAAACACATGTGGACGGAGTTGCAGGCCGGCACAAATTCGACGCCCGCCGACGGCATTTATCTGTTTGAGATGCGGGATAAGTTGTTGGAGTCCGACGCGCAAACGCCATATCCTGGCGTGGCGGATTCGCTGCCTTTTTTTGTGATGTTCGACAACAACGAGAGTTTGTCGGTTTTCCAACAAGCCCAAACTTGGGTGACGGACAACCTCGTGCCGTTTGGCGATTTCAATCGCGATGGGCAAGTCGACGCCGCGGACATTCCAGCCATGATGAACGCTTTAACGAACTTGAGCGCCTATCAAGCCAACAATAACTTGACCAATTTCGAACTAATGGCCTTCGGCGACATCAACAGCGACGGCAAAATTAACAATGGCGATTTGCAAGGGCTGCTGAGTTTGTTCACGAGCGGCGAGAACGTACTGGTGCCTGAACCAGCAAGCGTGGTGTTGTTGGCCACTGGAGTCATCATGCTCATGTTGGTGCGCACAGCCAAAGTCTCTCCTGTGGGCCGAAGTATGAAACTGCTCGTGGTTCGAGGGTCGAATGCTTTATGACAGCCATCGCACTTTCCGCGATCACGTTCTTCTCGACCGCCTTCGGCGGAATGTTTGCGCTGCGTTGGCGGAAGCAACTCTACCTCGTAATGGGATTTTCCGCCGGTATTCTTGTGGCCGCAGCCTTGCTCGATCTGCTGCCGGATGCCTTTGAAGTTGTAGGACAATCTGGGGAATCGACTGTCAAACAAGTTCTTCAGTGCGCTGCCATGGGATTCCTCGTGTATTACAGTTTGGAACAATTCGTTCACCGGGGAGCGGCGGTGCATGAAAAACGTCAAGGAAAAGCGGCGTTTGCGTCGGTGGCTGCATTTGGTCTCACGGTTCACAGCTTCCTCGATGGGTTTGCAATCGGCAGCGCTTTTCAGGCAAACTCAACGATCGGCGGACTTGTCGCTTTGGCCGTGATTGCCCATGACTTCGGTGATGGAGTTTCGACCGTCGGTGTGGTTTTGGGATCGGGCGGCGCACTGCGGGCATCAATTGGCTGGCTTCTGGCCGATGCAATTGCTCCGGTAATTGGTTGCTCGGCGGCGCTGGGAATGTCGATTTCTCAGGGATTGATTGCCGACCTATTGGGGTTTTTTGCCGGCTCGTTCCTGTTTATTGGTGCCGCCCACTTGCTTCCTGAAGCGGAAGAAGAGGGCAATGTCATGTGGTTATGGTTGGTTGTTGTGGCGGGATTTGGACTGATGTTTCTTGTCAACAAATTACTCAAAGTGTAAACGAATCATGCTTATTCTGGAAAATGTCAAAAAATCATTCGTCGAACCGGGCGGAGGGGTACTGCCGATTCTTGATGTGCACCAATTTCGCGTCGAGGCCGGTGAGCAGATCGTACTCATCGGGCGCAGTGGCTCGGGAAAAACCACGCTCTTGCATTTAATTGCCGGGATCAGCCGGCCCGATGCAGGCACCATTCGCATCGACGGCGTCAACATCGTGCAATTGCCCGAAGCTGGGCGCGATCGATTTCGAGCCGACAAAATCGGCTACGTTTTCCAAACCTTTAACCTGCTGCCTGGTTTCACGGCGTTGGAAAACGTGTTGCTGGGCATGTCGTTCGCCACGGGGCGGCCCAAGCCCGAACGAGCGCGACATCTGTTGGATCGTGTGGGTTTGGCGAAACGGCTGCACCATAAGCCCGCGCAGCTTTCGGTCGGCGAACAGCAGCGCGTCGCAGTAGCCCGGGCTTTGGCCAATAAACCGAAACTGTTGTTGGCCGATGAGCCGACGGCGAACATTGACACGCAGCATCAGCAGCAAGTCATCGATCTAATTCGCGAGACCTGCCGCGAAGAACATGTGGCTCTGGTGTTAGTAACGCATACGCCGGAAGTTGCCAAGCAATTTGAACGGGTAGAAAATTTAGAGAATATCAATCTGGCAACAGCCGGATCAGCAAAATAGCAACGCTGATTGGGCGCAAGTGAATCCTGAAGCTTTCGTGAATCATCTTTAACTTTTCAACTCTTTTATTAGGATCTTCGCACCATGAATCTTTGGAAAATTGCCTGGCGCAGCATTCAGCAACGAGCGCTGGCTTCGGTGCTCACGGGCCTCTCGATGGCGCTGGGAGTCTCGTTGGTCGTGGCGGTATTGATTATCGGACAAGTCGTGGAAAAATCGTTCGCTTCCGGCAACTCACTGGGTTACAACGTGATCATCGGCGCTAAAGGGGGCCGGTTGGATCTGCTGCTGAACACGGTTTATTACCTGAACCGGCCCATCGAAAATATCCCCTGGGATTATTACAAGGAATTTCTGCCTGCCGCCCAGCGGAGCGATCACAAAGATGGCAAGTATGCCGACGATGTGGATGTGGCCATTCCCGTGTGCCTGGGCGACGTGGTCGGCGAAAACGGTCAATACCGCGTGGTCGGCACCACGCCGGAAATGTTCACCAAACTGCTGCATTCCACATTTTCTGCCGGAGAAAACTTTAAGCAAGAACAATTCAGAACGGCCGTGATCGGCGCGGAAGTGGCCAAACATCTCAATCTAAAGGTTGGCGACAGCTTCCAACCCCAACACGGCGTGGGAGGGGAAAAACACATTGCGTTTAAGATCGTGGGAGTGCTGGACCGCACCAGTACGCCGGTCGATCGGGCCGCATTTGTGAACATGGAAGGCTTTTTTCTGATTCCCGACCATGCCAAAGGCCACGTCGAAGAGGAGCACAAGCCGGGCGAAAAGGAAGAAAACCCTGAGGACGAGGTGCTCGACAAGCCCCTCCCCGAGGACCAGCGCGAAGTGACCGACGTGCTCATCCGCACGGCCAGCATTGGCGGGGCGCCCCCTGAATTGGTAGCGCCCGATTTGGTCAAGCATGTGAACAAGGAATTTATCGCACAAGCGATTGA from Pirellulales bacterium includes these protein-coding regions:
- a CDS encoding PEP-CTERM sorting domain-containing protein codes for the protein MRFFRHLISIAALFFFVWATAARADFDVSPRVEGGAIVTYGYDDEAPTDEALTPTPPRVFEFDMDDPGPNITTDPGFHALAVGSGFTPSGLPDGSWLSFDVLSNLQYWNGSTFVAANSGNTLYLQLGSSYVGVTGTTGTQSGFLIGQVGGNFTPPDTYSAGDEGLHVHLQSSIVYGSMATEPSPDGIYMVEMDLRLLSSDQVTPYPGISNSLPFWVIYDPLAVYDDPDDPVDAAVAYQNSVVPEPASFVLAGLGGLALMGVCLSRRLSIKVKSV
- a CDS encoding ZIP family metal transporter, which produces MTAIALSAITFFSTAFGGMFALRWRKQLYLVMGFSAGILVAAALLDLLPDAFEVVGQSGESTVKQVLQCAAMGFLVYYSLEQFVHRGAAVHEKRQGKAAFASVAAFGLTVHSFLDGFAIGSAFQANSTIGGLVALAVIAHDFGDGVSTVGVVLGSGGALRASIGWLLADAIAPVIGCSAALGMSISQGLIADLLGFFAGSFLFIGAAHLLPEAEEEGNVMWLWLVVVAGFGLMFLVNKLLKV
- the argF gene encoding ornithine carbamoyltransferase; translated protein: MRHLLSVTDFSSAEIERVFAITADLKSKYAQGVREAILPGRTIGMLFEKPSLRTRVSFEAGMVQLGGGSLFLGSDVGFGSRESMADFSRVLSQYVDGIVIRSKRHDTVVEVAQHSTCPVINGLTDYAHPCQAMADLYTLRELVGKLNGLTLAFVGDANNVARSLVEGCGRLGMKIVVASPAGYQFTADDVTRFNREIPQLNLTLTADPVAAVKGAVAVYTDVWASMGQEAEGAKRRKDFAAYQVNAGLMKQAPAEAYFMHCLPAHRGEEVTDEVIDSPHSVVVQQAGNRMHVQKGILAWLLSR
- a CDS encoding dockerin type I domain-containing protein, producing the protein MRFLSVSIFAAALLFLVCAGPARAVYDIAPRLVTLSSGQQSLATFGYDDAGDNSFNPVYLTVNPLRVFSYYFGDYQDPYFDEDPGTHGLATTSGYTPSNLPQGSWMSFDVMSSLQYWSGDGPVSFGNVPAGETLQMYLPGSLPGQKLGSVTIGTGTGFQPGFPLQNVDAYGGMHKHMWTELQAGTNSTPADGIYLFEMRDKLLESDAQTPYPGVADSLPFFVMFDNNESLSVFQQAQTWVTDNLVPFGDFNRDGQVDAADIPAMMNALTNLSAYQANNNLTNFELMAFGDINSDGKINNGDLQGLLSLFTSGENVLVPEPASVVLLATGVIMLMLVRTAKVSPVGRSMKLLVVRGSNAL
- a CDS encoding aspartate aminotransferase family protein, coding for MPDTATMSSPETIELFQKYVVPNYARYPVSLVRGEGSYVWDAEGNRYLDFFPGWGCNLLGHCPPAVVEAVQDQVATLIHVPNTWHTPWQGQWAQALSERSFGGQAFFCNSGTEANEAAIKLARLHTPKERYKIITFTGGFHGRTLGATAATAQPKYHEGLGPLMAGFVYAPFGDLNAVKNLIDRETAAILVEPVQGEGGINIPPADFLPGLRQLCDENNVLLMFDEVQTGCGRTGQWFAYQHFDVTPDVMTLAKAVCGGIAGGVLLTKPEIAPSLRPGMHAATFGGNPIAARAGVAYIEAVENENLLEHARHISDLFCARLEKLQQECNLIRQVRILGLMIGVELAADGAPIVKGCLDKRLLVNCTHGTVLRLLPALNISENEVHEGCDILAEVMKQEPKG
- the argB gene encoding acetylglutamate kinase — encoded protein: MTVEPQHQHAIEKADVLIEALGWIRRFRDKITVIKLGGSVMEDANALRHLLIDVVFMESVGMRPVVVHGGGAAISRAMDAAGLKPRFIQGRRYTDDATLKIVEQVLAYETCEQIAHSIEEFGGRAMPLNFRTTNVLFGERMTLKDDAGGDIDLGHVGTVTRADRTTIENLCYAGQVPVIPSMCLGPGGEKLNVNADTAATAVATALGAEKLIFLSDVNGVRRKKDDPDTLIHSLTAEQARQMIRDGAIESGMIPKVQGCLDILDKGVRKIHIIDGQLRHSLLLEIYTNKGVGTEMVRDE
- a CDS encoding ABC transporter ATP-binding protein; amino-acid sequence: MLILENVKKSFVEPGGGVLPILDVHQFRVEAGEQIVLIGRSGSGKTTLLHLIAGISRPDAGTIRIDGVNIVQLPEAGRDRFRADKIGYVFQTFNLLPGFTALENVLLGMSFATGRPKPERARHLLDRVGLAKRLHHKPAQLSVGEQQRVAVARALANKPKLLLADEPTANIDTQHQQQVIDLIRETCREEHVALVLVTHTPEVAKQFERVENLENINLATAGSAK
- a CDS encoding FtsX-like permease family protein, coding for MNLWKIAWRSIQQRALASVLTGLSMALGVSLVVAVLIIGQVVEKSFASGNSLGYNVIIGAKGGRLDLLLNTVYYLNRPIENIPWDYYKEFLPAAQRSDHKDGKYADDVDVAIPVCLGDVVGENGQYRVVGTTPEMFTKLLHSTFSAGENFKQEQFRTAVIGAEVAKHLNLKVGDSFQPQHGVGGEKHIAFKIVGVLDRTSTPVDRAAFVNMEGFFLIPDHAKGHVEEEHKPGEKEENPEDEVLDKPLPEDQREVTDVLIRTASIGGAPPELVAPDLVKHVNKEFIAQAIEPIKEITVLTNTFVRPTQMILLVLTVLIVIVAGIAILVSIYNSMSERRHEIAVMRALGAHRGKIMMIVLTESIMLALGGGAVGWLAGHLLVGAAAPTITDYTGVAVNFLQFVPGSELILIPGLIVLASLVGYLPALSAYRTDVARALTSTP
- a CDS encoding DUF1559 domain-containing protein, translating into MNARRRALGHAHGGFTLVELLVVIAIIGILIALLLPAVQSAREAARRTQCSSNLRQVGLALRRYCDVHNGLWPQTTGSAGVNPDPTSGLYTTAWIYTVAPFMEDVDAIRICPDDPNGDARLALKMTSYALSAYLSTECPPPNFLNAWKLKQSSKTIVTYEVANSLPVELTEDHVHSYKWFLKSVILQNGVWAAITGEVQVDRHGDGANYLYADGHVDWISATQISTWANTPFNFAIPPGMNQ